DNA sequence from the Antennarius striatus isolate MH-2024 chromosome 3, ASM4005453v1, whole genome shotgun sequence genome:
GTGGAGGAGTGAAGCCAGTAGGCAATgttggtttccatggtgatccACTCCAAAGGGGAGGAGCTGTACTTGTGCTCAGAGTCTTCCTGTTTCATCGTCAGCATCTTCAGCtgtcacaacaacacaacatgacatcatcattacatCATCATCCTACTGTCAgggtatgacatcatcatcaggacATGACATCACTCTATGCCTCAGATGACTTTGGGGTGTTTATTTCCACgcataataaagtaaataatcgtgttaaagaaaataatcatttataaATGAATGTCAATGTGATACAAATACTGGGACATGATTGGATGACAGAGTGATGACACATTTACCTGGAGTTCAAAAAATTTTGCCCAAAAGGAAATTTTTCTATCCACATCAATATGTGTTGGAGTGTGAAGCTccacctccctctccttctgttCCTGAcctacacacaaaaataaacaataaaaacactaaataaagttaaaattagGTGAagtacaataaaacaaaatcaacagattaaaatcaatttctaaatgaataaaaattataaataaaatatttaaatacagagTTTAGGATTAAATGTAACACAtgcaataataaaattatacaaccataaaataaaataaccacaaaaacatGTAGACACAACGGCAAAACCAATCTGATTTTAGAAGATGTGCATGCAGTAAGGTCAAAGGTCGTACTGGTGCCGTAGCGGTGCTCCTCCACCGTCCACTCCACACTGCTGCTGTGAGACTTAAACATTTTGTCTGCGACCACCTCCAGCTGACGAAAACCCCAGTCTGGTAGCGACACGCCACTCAGctacgcacacagacacatacggGTCATCAGAGCCTTATATGGACACTATCTCAGCCAATAGTAGCAGACCAttgaggtcacttcctgtcagtacCCGGAGGACAGCTGTCGTGTTGACATGAACCAATCTGACCTCAGATAGAATCGTCTTCCATGAGTCTGACTCCGCCTCCCTATTAGAAATGacctgaaaaaacacacacacacacacacacacaagcacacacacacacaaacacgcacacacacacacacacacacacacacacaccagcttccATCAAGTCATGGTTTTTGAATGACATCCGCTCTGATCCGATCTTTAGCTCACCACTCTCCATAGGTTCTGTGCTGCCATGGAAACGTTGAAGTCGATATAACCCGACACTTCCTGGGCGTGAGGGCTCATGGGAGCTGCGACGTCATGACTAGAACGCACGAACGGTCACAGATTGAGAGAAGAAGAATCAGGTTCATGTTGCTCATTTCAGGTGTGATTTACTTAAGGAGGTCAGCTCCACGTGAGTTTTCAAACAAACCAGCAGCTGAGGATCATGGGTATTCTAGTGCTCGGAGATGATGTTGGTCTTTACCTGTTGAGGAAGCGTGAGGTCATCCCGTGAACCAGCTGGACCACATCTCCGTGACGGACCGGTCGAGGAGGACTGCTGACGACCAGCTCCtgtctgacagacagacagacagacagacaggtgagacagacaAGCTGAATCTCCCAGCATGCCGCGGGTTGGACAGGTCAGCTACCTGCCGGGGTCTTTGACGATCCACCAGTTGTTGACGTCTTTGAAGGGATAACAGGTGACCTGCTGCTGGTGAGAGCTGCCACGCCCATTTTCATAcctgagaacacaaacaggaaacgaGACGTCGTTCAAACGTTTCCAGctatctgattggctgctatGCCTGCATTAGCGGGCTGCTGTCACCTGATTGGGTAGTTAGCTTTGTGCGAGTGAAGCCAGCAGGGGATTGGCTGAGAGGAGGAGCTTCTTAAAGTCACCTGACTTCCGTAAGCAACTTCCAAAGGTTGACCCCGAGTGATCCTGGAGAGACCGCCCTGAAGGCGATCAACAGGCTGATCAATCAAACGGTCAATCagtcagtcgtgtgtgtgtgggtgtgtgtgtgttacctccaGGCTGGCCTGGAAGGCGGAGCTCATCAACTGGTCATGCGGTCCACTGCGGTTGAGGAGGCTCAGGTGAACGTAGAACCAAAAGACGTAGAGAAGAACCGGaaccaccagcacacacacacctctacacacacactccacacacacactcagctgcaaaaacaaacatagtctttttatttcacacgtgGACGAAGATGAAACGACGATAAactctctgtgtgtgagtgtaggtcaCTTCCTCCATCTGGTAACCCTAGCAACCTTCTGAGCATGCTCAGTTTGAACTCAACGCACGTGACTAATAGTTCGATCTCCAATCAGGTTCCAGGTGTGCAGAAAGGCCacgcccagcagcagcaggtaggAGAACAAACCAACGTACTTCaccctgagacacacacatacacaaacacagacacacatacacacacacacagtgagtgcAGAGGACAAACGGTTTGACTCTCTATCACCGATCTCGGAACATTTTCTCACCCGACGGCAGCGGCGCACGATGCTCCAGAGAGGAGGAGCCAGAGGAACCTGGACCCGCTGGAGGGGAGACAGAGCAGGAGGTCAAACATCCAGATCCCAACACACTCGCACAAACAGGTGAGACAACACACTCCACTCTGATTGGTTTAACCAGAACACTTAAACCTGGTTAGAGAGAGCCTCACCTGTCTGGAGAATTGTGGAATCGCAGGTAAGAGAAGAACGCCAGCAGCACGAAGAAGATGAGAATGGACTCCAGTAACATGAAACGTGATTGGACGATCAGAGAATTCTCTGGAAATACAAATCCAGAATTTACAGCTAATattaaaaaagtacatttttgaatgtatttactttttgtttttatttactcttTATCTTCTCATATGTTGTTTTACTTTAACAtagcatgtattttttttatattaatttgaaatattgTAACATGAGTGGctggaggttgttgtttttttacaggattgtagaatatattttatattctacAATGTGAATGACTTGTATGTGTAATTTCTGAACAAAACgtagtaaacaaacacacacaaaaaaggaccAGATTACAACTTCAAGAATCAGAGCTGTTAAGCATCACTCTTTGTTAGTAGAACATCCGTCATACTACTGAACGTAGCATCCGAGCAACTTTGTTGCAGAAACTGGAAAATGATGCGACATTATCAGAGATCAATAAGCGGTATTCGTCCAGAATCCTGAGCTGGTCGTCAGGATTCTTAATCAGAGCTGGTTTAAACAAGGTATGTAGGTTTTACACTAGTTCTGATCCAAACACACTGAAATACTCGAGAAATGAACATCCACCCCTTCCGCTCCAGGTTGTACTGACTGATGTAAACCGACGCTGACtcacccagcagcagcagcagcgatgCTCCAAGAGCCGACAGGTGAGAGAACTTCAGCTCCAGAGTCAAAAGGTAAACCAGAGGAACGCAGAGAGCGCCGCTCAGAGCCGGCAGGAAGCGCAGACTCCACACATTCACCGAGCTCGGATACTCTGTGGAACAAATCAAACGCACTCACAATGCAGGGGTATGAATTCATTCGTTgtgaaacagccaatcagattaaaTCGCTCACATGAGTTAAGGTAACAAGTCTTTAACCTCTAGGGTATTTTAACTTATtaactaactaaccaactagCTCCTACCTGCTCCAATTCGGTTCCACACAAAGTTCCCATCAAATCCTCCCATGTaggctgtaacacacacatagtcacGCATCATCACGTTGACACACATCACATGTGGACATGTGGTTGTTATGGTAACTCACCTCCTAATGCCAAGATCATGTGACCCAGCGGCGGTCCACTGTCATCAATGAAGAACACTCTCTTCATGTAGAGAGACACAAACTGACCATAGTACACCTCATCGAACCTGAGAAACAACAGTAACACTCAGACGTCTGACAGCCATAAATATACTAATATACTGGATCAAACATCCAGAAACTACTGGGAGGCGCTGGACATCGagtcaaacacactcacaccacaGCGTTGGGGTAGCCGAGGTTGCTCAGTCTGGTCCAAAGGGACAGGAGGGTGACCAGCACCAGGAACAGGTCGACCCGAAACGTCACCACTGGGGGGAGCTGCAGCATCACGGACTCCTCCTGGAACACCACAGGTCAGTCGGAGCAGGGGTGtccgggtcacacagaaagaatccagaacttccattatttgttttatctctgatctgattctgtgcgatgttttgttttaaatgagtggattctctcctccacatctgtctatgtgGAGGAGAGACATAGACAGATGTCTCTCCTccacgcttgtggagatgcttccttgatcacatgactaccttgtttaaggggccgctccggcctctaACACATTACCTCTAGacttattatatttagaaaaaaaaaccacttttCATGCTGGtcgtatcattttatttgttgtatttatctgccacaccttaaaggtCGGTCAGTTACAATATTACCGGACGTTAAAAGACTCAGGTGGGCTTGTTTTGATGAGACACACCCATCAGTGAACGACGTCACGTCATATCCACAGAGCTAACTTCTTTAAACCCAACATGAACCATCATGGCACAGCTCCAAACGTAAACATTTAGGAAGGGTATCGTTGATGCAGATTGTAGACATGCTGGTGGTCCGATACAGGACGGGTAGATCCAGCTGCAGAGTCTGCAGATGCACGTCTGGACTGGGTGCTGACGTTTCATGATTCTTGGGCATAATGGAAATAACACGGAGCCCAACCAGACCTTAAAGTCCACCACGTGAGGTCATGAATCAGAGCGGTCATGACCTTCCATTGACGTGAAAATCCCAAAGTGGGATATGAAGGAGGTGCTTGAAGAagataatccatccatcttctaaaccCGCCTATCTGGGGATCGTGagacaggggacactccgggcgcgacgccacaCATATAAAGacaacacatttacatttacacacacacacacacacacacacacacacactcacacctatacAGTCAAGGAACCTGAAGTTAACCTGttttaggaggtgggaggaagccggagaacccggagaaaacccacgcagacacagggagaacatgcaaacgccacacagagcgggactcgaacccggaaccaccttgttGTAAGAAAATTGTATGCACCCATAGAAAGGTGATAGGAGAAGACGTCCTGCTTATTACGTATCAATAAACTCATGAATATTCTGGGACTGGAGTCCACCAGGAATGGGTGAAGATCCCTCTGGAACATCAGGTTTGCAGGAGGTCCCAGCAGCTGAAGGGTCTCCAAAAAGTACCAGAGAGTCAGTAATAGTAGACATTTGGGTTGGATTTGGGGAAAACTGTTTAGATCAATACAACATGTTCTGATCTGGTTATTAACAGCTAATGAAGTGTTGACTTTACTATAAACCTATAAATCCTTTTGGTTTTAACTTGTAAGTGAAGATTCACTTAAAAGTTTACCGGTTTATCGATTAAACGATCGATTGTCAATGATTTGATGGTCGTGAACATCTCATCACTGCTAACGGAGGCTGGCGACCCCACCAACCGGGGCTAGCTGTTAGCCACTAGCATCAGGCACGCTGTTAGCTAACACATGTCGCGACCACAGGCTCGTGACGTTCCTGCACCTCTAGACTGGAGCTCACCTGATGACGTCACGCCGTTAACATGAAACCGGCGGTCATGTCGGTTCCTCCGTTCGCATGTGCACGTTTATCCCGTGGGTTCTGGGTGAACTGCTCGATATTTACGGTGTTGATTAATGATGTCTGAACACTGAATCGCTGATGACGGTGTTTGATTAGTGATGTCTGATCACTGAGTCTATTTTTCCTAACAGGAACAACTGTTAGAGGATGGtctccataataataataataataataataataataataatttctgttAATATTGAAAACGGATCAGTTCTGTGCAAatcacacaaaacataaaattgCATCATATTGCACCAGAATAGTGTCGATTAGCTGTATCTTTCAAGACAAAAAGCAGCAGGTTCAATTGCCCAAGAAACACCATATGATGACAACCACGGGTCGTCTGTGGTACCCCAACGACCCTCCAGAGTTATTTGATAGGCTGCTAGACTAAGCTAGGCCCGGcagagagatgatttctccTTTTTCCGATCCAGCTTTTTCTGAAGCAGAGTCTGGCAGAGAGAGGATTTCTCCTccaatttctgctttttctgcTGCAGAATCTGATAGACAGATGAATTCTCTTTTTTCCAATCCTGCTCTTTCTGCAGcagagtcttcttctttttcttgagCTCCTCAcagagagatgatttctccTTTTTCCAATCCTGTGCTTTATGCAGcagagtcttcttcttcttgttcagcTCCTGGCAGAGAgatgatttttcctttttccactCCCGCTCTTTCTGCAGCAAAGTCTTTTTTGTATTGTTGATTTCCTGGCAGAGAGAGGATTTCTCCTCACTCCACTCCTGCTCCTTACTCAACAAATCTTGAAGTGCATCCTTCTCTGAAGGCATAAGCTCCTTCTGCCACCGCACCAAGTTGGTCTGAAAGAGGGCAGAGGCCCCTGTCAGATCATTGCTGAAAGTGTCTGtgtctttctccatctccttaAGCATATCCTCATCAAGAGTATATTCCTGCTTTGGCAGCTTGTCCAGCTGAGCCTCTTCAGAAGCATTGGGCTGCAAACACCTCTCTCGAACTCCATTCAGGGTCTTTGTGTCCTCATCATCACCTTTGAATAGAGAATTGCAGGAAAACTTTATTTCCATGGTAGTTTGGATGGAACAAACCAAACGTGGTCCTTTTATGAATTCCTGACATACTTGGAAAGACTTGACTTCAAAACCTGTGATGTTTGATCTCTtttgtctttgatttttttGCCGAGGAAATTCTTCTGGCTAATGCTAATCTGGAATGTTCTCAAATGttcaagaaaacatttcacgatataaaatgttttgatgatGCTAGCTTATATTACATAATCCTGGCCTTCAGCCGCTGTGTGGAACCTCATGGTTATGTTTCATCAGGATATCTCCTTTAATTCCCATATAATACCTTACCTCCACTGATCTTTGCTCCTACATAACACGCAATTAGCCATATTTAGACCAGTATGCAAACAACTTAGAACAAGTCTTTATTTCTGTTCCACATTGGAACCAGACCAACACAACTGTACTGTAGTCCAGCTGAGGACCAGTTTAGTTTAGCTTAAACACCAGATTAATCCACCATATCATTCTACTGTAGCTTTAAACTAGCCCAGGATGGCTTTGTGATCCAGGGTAGAATTCTGAGTCCTGCTTTTAGTCGTTTTAGCATCACTGAATGACTCGTGACACGTTTCGTGGGCGGAGTCTGAGAGACAGTTCCCACAATGCCTCTTCAGCCAGGTGATCGCTGAAGTCATTAAAGAaagagatgatgtcatcgtctGGCTGAATGGAGTAACAACTGCAAGGAGAGAGACCCAGGTACGATTTAAGACATTGAAAAACTAGTAGTATTATAGTCATTATTATAGTATATAATCATTACATTATTATAGTAATGTCACAGGTAACCAACATTTGCTGGTAGCTCCTCAGTGTGTCGAGAATGTTGAACTGCTGCCAGCACTTTGTGAAGTTGACCTTTGAACCCTGTGGTGTCATTAATGTGTCAGGATTCCCTATATGAACAAAGGTCAAGTCCTGAAGGATCATTCCCCTGGCGAGACAGATGAGACACCGAGACTGTTAGTATTAACATATGGCTAGGGTACATAATTATGTATATTAATCATTAACATACAGGTAGGACATATAAATGGGCACATAAAGTATGAACATACAGATAGAGTATTTAAGTGGGTGTATAAGGTATGAACATACAGATATTTATGATATATAACTGAGTATGTAATGTATGAGCATACAGGTAGGGTATACACGGAGGTTTCACTTCAGCCAGAGCTGCTCTGTAAGCTCTGAATGACGATGAGCTGTCAATCAAAGAGCTGTACTCTTCCAACACCTAGAAACAGATCAACATTGAAACACAACTCATTTGCATGTAAATTAAACTGATTAAACACTACAGGAGAATGGTATCAGCTGCTGAAATGCAGACACATCTACATTTTGCTACTTAAAACTGATGACTAGAGACTTGCAGACCTCAGCCGTGTTTCTCTGCCAGTCTAGGCGTCGCAAGGGGGCGGAGTCCAGTGCTGACAGGATGGACAGGTAAGAGTTAAAGTTGTTCAGCTTCCGCAGGTGctgcagggacacacacagatgctgacAGGTGCCATAATACACACCAACAAAttagcttttgtgtgtttgtgagctaTGTTAACATCCTGCACCCGGTTCACAGCAGTCCACCATCCTTGTCTGCTGATAGGAAGCAATAACCGGACTTTAAACCGGAGCAGTGATTTTTGGCCAGTAGGGGGCGTACAAAATTAATGCAGTTTTCATGTAAATGAAGCAGCCCCCATCACCGTCAGTTTACCTTCATGATTTTTAGGAACTTGAGCAAAAGTTTCTCTCTATCCTGAGGCTTGTCCTGAAGGATGATGACAGACCGGACCCTGGAATCACACATTATCAAAGGTCAGCTGCTTTTTGACCTTTGAAGACTATAGATTTTTCACCAGTCTGTGGTCATTGTATACTTCTCTTCTTATCTATAACCTGCTTTCATAGTTCTTTCCATTTATAATATGAAGTTGTCGTCAATAattggtttgttgtttggggGTAGATGTGTTTTGAATTCTCACAACATTATTTCTGTCACTTCTGACTGGTCAATTTAAAGCTCTGCATTTATATTTACTGGTAAACGGCAGAAACAGTGTTTACCAGAAGGAGACGTTGTTGAAGTGCTGGGTGAATTGCGTCAAGTTCAGACTCTGCTCCTCATTCTGTTCTTTAGACCACAACAAGACCTCTGGAGGCTGGACAGGTGAGAGAGACAGGTGAGTGATGGATGGGAAAACAGGAACCACTGGAGGTTAATGTTTGTACCTTGATCTTGTAGAAGAGCTCAGCGTCCAGCAGCGTCAATTGTTCAGCTAAATCCTGACTATGGAAGTCCAGAAGTGTTCCTGGTCTGAAAGAGGGCACACGGGGAGAAATCTTGATGTCTGAATAGATAAAAAAAGTCAATCATCTGATAAGTAACAGATTACCTGGCAGCCACGCTTCTGGCTGCGAGTGGGCGGGGTGACTGAGgggagccaatcagctgccacCTCTGCTCCATCTTGGACAGGATGTTGGAGCGAAGCAGGTGGGCCAGTCTCAGCTCTCCACCAACCAGGAGGCTGAACACCAGGTCCATTAGCATTGCCAATAAGTCAGAGTCCAGCTCATTTgcactgcacacacaaacaaaccaattCTATTGGCCAAAAGTATGTGATGAACTGAACATGTACTCCTTACAGAGGTTGTGAACAGTGCAGTTCAAAATAAAGTATCACATAACACTTTCCCACTTCTCCATTTTGACTGCTGACAAAGATGGatttaactttttaacattaagTTAAGATTTCCATGAACTGAGTTTCAAAAATAACGTTTCTAATTGGTTCAGGGGTGTATCTCACCGCAACTCTTCAACCACAGTAACCAGGAGGTGGAAAGTCTTGTTGGCAGTTGTCTGGTCTGCTGATTTACATTCTTTACAAAGGTGTCTGTATGTGTTGATGGTTAAAGATTCAACTGAAACTCCCAACAGGTTGTAGTTCTTTACAATAATGACATATCttaagattttaattttaaaaagctgGTCCAACATGTTGGTAGAATAAGTAAGCTGGAAGAAGAGCTGAAACATAAAGCATAACATCATGTGTGTATGAAGGAACTTTCAGAACTTTTTTGGATATGTAAGATTCTGTTCACCTCTTCctgcattttaatttcaatCTTAATCTTCACTGTAGAACATCGGATGTACACGGTCTAGACATTACGCACAGACAGAATTTGCAGCTCTGATGACGGAGAGGATATCTGTGCTGGAgtttacagatgacatcatTGGGGCTAATGAAGCCCCGGTAGGTGGCGACAAAAGCTTCGCGGTACAAATCTGAATGTACAAACAAATGTACAATTGTTGACAACAGTACGTAAACTGGTGAAAACAGGACAGTAAGGGTAAATCAAATTTCAGGTAAAACCAAAGTCTATGATATaactaaaaataacagaaatgtataaatttaatgtataaattttaattaaaatgaggACTAACCATTGTTGCTGTCAGTCTCTGTAGCATAGACCAATAGGATATTAGGAGAGGCTGCTTTGACATCTAGTCCCTCCTCCTTCTAAGACAGGTAGAGGAGAGTTAGGACTGAGGAATAAGACTGAAtggactgtctgtctgtcaagaCTCACATCAGCCTTCATCATGATTCTATGGAGAATTTCTTGTTTGTCAGTCAGTAACAcctcctcctggtcctcctggacctcctggtcctcctggtcctcctggtCCTCATGCTCTCTGTTCTTCTGATCATGATCTGTTTCTTGCTGGAGTCTCTTCAAACTGTCAAACAGAGATCACCAATATTAGCACTACTACAACTTGTACTAAGGTAAACCAGTATCATGGTCTTGGAGAAACATCGGTTAGTCTAACGGTGTAAATGGTTGAAATGACTGAACTACTGCCTACGATGTCGTCAATATGACTTGTGTTTGTTACCCGTCTCTGGTTGGCCTTTCTTCAGATTGATTGTTGGTTTCAACTGAATCCTAAAAATGAAGATCAATAAAACTATAAACTTAAGGTCACAATGTGATCAGAAAATCGGGATACTTCCATTCTCTACTTATTGGGTACAGAACAACACTCCCATACCTCAGGCGACATCATCTATCTGTGAACCTTTACCTGTTGCCTCTTCTTTGGTGGTAGACTTGGGACAGGAAGCAATTCAGTTCTGGGGGCTGAGTCCTGTGCCCATGAACCCAGGTGTGTTTTTAAGTCTGTGTCTGTGAGGTGGTCATTGGTCTCGACCCTCCGCTGCCTGGAAGTCAAAGGTCGCTGGTAGAACATGGCTGCTGTCTCAGCACTGTAGGATGAGCAGACCTGAAGGTACTGATGGACTGATGGGAGACAGACACACGAAATTTCACCCACTTGTGCTAAACTGACTTGTTGTGAACTGTTAGATTACCTTAACCCAAAGATAAGGACTGGTGTAAACTGGTAATTTAGGAGGGCAGTTAGCAAACCAGGATTACCAATAATGTTGAATGACAACCTGGTCTAGTTTTACTCACTGTGTCGTTTCTTCTCAGGTAGGGGAGGGGGCGTTTTACTTGGGGACAGAGGTGAGGATTGTAACtcatctgtgatgtcatagtGGGCGGGGCTGTCTTCACGTTGGGCAGAATCAAATCCAAAAACAAAGGAGGACTCGGGGTTTGTTTGTCCTGTGGTAGGGAAGCAGATTCAGACACAGACATGAACAGAGACAGACTAGCGTGGAAGCTAATTGACAGAtggagggacagacagacaggatgagagacagacaggtatcTCACCTTCAGAACTGCAGCGTCTTTTCTCTGGCAGAGCGGGAGTGACCGATGatgtgtgaggaagaggaggaagggcgTCAGATGAGAAGAGGTCAGTGAGGAGGAAGTCATAGTCTGGATCTGAGACAGCACAGATTGATTGAAATTAGATAACTGATTGGATAATCAATCTGAAAAGTCTATACAGATTCACTTTCTGTATTTACCACACTTGTAGAGAGCAGACTTtttgtttgacaaaaacaaTCAGATAATATAAACTTAACATCAACTAAAATGAAtttgaccagcagggggcagcagtgaGCGTGACGTAGACAGGAAGCAACGTTTAATTCTGTTTCCTTCTTCTGttcactgacaggaagtgatgtcgtTCACACTGAGTCGCTAACTTGTaggtgtgcgtgcgtgcgtgtgtgtgtgtgtgtgttaccacagtgtgtgttgtcagcacaaacagaagaggaagagctACGCCTCAAACAGTCCTCCtggaatacacaaacacacacaataaatggTTTTGCATTTCATACTTCCATTTTTCTGATGATGCTTGTGTACACAGCTTCAGTTTTACTTCTGAAAGTGTTTCATGGAGTGTTTTAAACtcagtgtgaacacatgaaACTGGTTTGAATCAGCTAATCTGATGTGACATCAGTTTGACAATAAACTATagatattgatgatcataccTGTTGTATGTGTCTTTCTACTTCACACTCCCGTATCATTGGGGCCACAATAGCAACCgtacagggggcggggcttaatgATGATTTTCGTGTTTTTGGTGGCAGTGCTGGAGGACTGAAAATGACAACCATTTAAGGAAGAATTTAACAAGCCAACATAGAGAAGATGAAAAACTTTAATGTTTTCCTAGTCATTCCTTTAGATTATCATTAGATTTAATGTCTAAAGCATATGAAAACTCCAGGAGACGACGAAGAAGGATAATAATCTGTCATTTTGATTTAACTTCTGACATATAATCGaggtttaaataattatttaaattagcttaatttttaaattagctCCATTCATTCCCATCCATCAAGAAGTCCTCGGAACGCGCCCTCTAGAGGAATTGCATCCAATTTGAGTACAATAGAATTAATATGTCTGTATTTAGACGAGCTGTGGTGAAGCTGTCTTCTTTATCTTGTTCAGTTACcaagaggaagacaggaagtaaagagatgtgggtgtgtgtgtgtgtgtgtgtgtgtgtgtgtgtgtgtgtgtctatttctGCTCTTCAAACCAGACAGAAACCATCTGTCCGCTTTCTAACAGCTGACGTATTTCACAAAGAACGGAACACAATGTGATCATTTCCTTCCTAATATTTAGCTGAACATAAAAGGACGTTTTCTAAAGTCGTTCCACAACAGCTTTCTATAAAAATagaagtttattt
Encoded proteins:
- the rapgef1a gene encoding rap guanine nucleotide exchange factor 1 isoform X3, whose translation is MSSRAESKTASQFASLTMKLKDKLQQQRIRYSERIKHTPTVTPPDPKQQENSNAPSDCESVSVLADQQRAVISSLQYFKALVDRLGVDKLILSQPVVGNLLGGASSGVLEAVQALVHLEPHLHNSKTVSSCLTCLYQSMAQLIRWADQVMMKGITQESKDSVTTVIRAVLDGVKELVRLVAERQDGRTPVSPVQLEPDAGRPGQFDQQLTSQSTSNPGSPAEEDEKTDLAPPKPPIPSLKPLPQASLAQSPPALPPKTRKSSLSPAPCTVAIVAPMIRECEVERHIQQEDCLRRSSSSSVCADNTHCDPDYDFLLTDLFSSDALPPLPHTSSVTPALPEKRRCSSEGQTNPESSFVFGFDSAQREDSPAHYDITDELQSSPLSPSKTPPPLPEKKRHIHQYLQVCSSYSAETAAMFYQRPLTSRQRRVETNDHLTDTDLKTHLGSWAQDSAPRTELLPVPSLPPKKRQQDSVETNNQSEERPTRDGLKRLQQETDHDQKNREHEDQEDQEDQEVQEDQEEVLLTDKQEILHRIMMKADKEEGLDVKAASPNILLVYATETDSNNDLYREAFVATYRGFISPNDVICKLQHRYRHLCKECKSADQTTANKTFHLLVTVVEELRANELDSDLLAMLMDLVFSLLVGGELRLAHLLRSNILSKMEQRWQLIGSPQSPRPLAARSVAARPGTLLDFHSQDLAEQLTLLDAELFYKIKPPEVLLWSKEQNEEQSLNLTQFTQHFNNVSFWVRSVIILQDKPQDREKLLLKFLKIMKHLRKLNNFNSYLSILSALDSAPLRRLDWQRNTAEVLEEYSSLIDSSSSFRAYRAALAEVKPPCIPYLGMILQDLTFVHIGNPDTLMTPQGSKVNFTKCWQQFNILDTLRSYQQICYSIQPDDDIISFFNDFSDHLAEEALWELSLRLRPRNVSRVIQ